The following is a genomic window from Deltaproteobacteria bacterium.
CGGAGGCACTGATCGACGCCGGCATGGAGCGCGCCCGCATCGGCGTGTCGGGGCTTGGGCGCGGATTGTACACCCACGGCCGGGCGTTTCACGGCGTGGTGAATCACAGCTCGTACGCTGAAGTGCTGCGCCGCCTGCCCAATGCCAAGTTCGAGCACGCCACCGACGTCGTCGGCTACGCGCGCTACGTGAAGAGCGAGGAGCAAATCGCCTGCCTGTGCCGCGGCGCAGCGATTGCTACCGCGGGCATCGAGCGCATGATCGAGCTGGCGCGCCCGGGGATGGACGAAGGCATTCTTTACACCGAAGTGATGAAGCGCATGGTCGAGCTCGGCAGCGAATATTACCCGATGGCTTTCTACAGCGGCCCGCATACGCTGCGCAAGCTGCCGCGCTTCGAAGACCCGACGGAAGAACGAATTCTTCGCCCCATGCACCGTATCGCCAACGAAGTCGACGCGGTTTTCGGCGGCCTGATCGCCCAGGAGCAGCAGCCGATCCTGCTCGGGCCGCTGCCCGAAGCCTGGCAAGCCGCGCACGAGATGCAGCGCGATCTTTATTACGAAGCGTTGCCGCGCATGACACCGGGAACACAGTTCGGCGAGTTCATGGATTTCGTCAACTCGTTCGGCGAAAAGCGCGGCCTGAAAAGCCTGCTGCTCATGCACGGCCGCGGCTATGGCGACGACGGACCGTTGTTCACACCGCAAAACCGCGGCGCCCGCAACCGCGAAGTCCGCCTTGAAGCCGGCAACGTTTTCATCGTCAAACCGATCGCCATCACCGCCGATGACAGCTTCGAAACCAGCTGGGGCGGCTGTGTGCTCGTCACCGACAAAGGCGGCGAGCCGCTGGTGCAACGCAAGCCGGAGATGGTTTCGATCGTCTGACCAAGTTTCGGGTTTCGTGTTGCGCGTTCCGTGTTTAGCCGGAAACTCCAAACCTTGAATACGTTTATTGATTTTTAATTTTTTAATTTGGAATTTGGAATTGGAGCGAAGCGAACCATGCCCTGGACAACCCCACCCGGCTCTGGCGCCACGGTGCATATTTGGAACGGCTATTTTCTAGCCGAGCGCGATCGGCGTTGGAACGCGGTGCGCGCCAACGCAAGTAAAGCCAACTTTGATTGCATTCTCGTGCCGCTCGGCGACGGCATCGACGCGCGCTACATGACTCAGTTGCGCTGCTCCGCGATGGCGCTGCCCACCGACGGGCGCGAGCCGATCATCATCGCCGACCGTCGATCGAGTAACGAGTGGGTTCCCAATCCTTGGCAAACCGGCCGCGAGTGGGCGGAGCCCATGGCCGAAGCGTTGCTCGATCTGAACCTGCACAAGGCGCGCATCGGCGTCGCCGGATTGAAAGGCTGCGCGGTGACGCACTGCACGTCCATCGATGGTGTCGTCAACCACAGCGCGATGAATTACGTCATGACCCGTCTGCCTGATGCGAAGTTTGAAGACGCCACGGAGCTAATCGGCAAAGTGCGCTTCGTAAAAAGCCCCGAAGAACTCCCGTGGGTACGCCAATCCGCTGAAGTCGCCGCGGCAGGCGTTGAAGAACTGATCAAGCTCGCCCAGCCCGGCAGCGATGCCGGCCAGCTCTGGGCCCACGTCACTGCTAAACTCTCCGAGCTTCGCAGCGAATTTTTTCCGCTCGAATTCACCGTCGAGCCGATCGGCACCCAGAAACCAAAACGCTACACCAATCCACCGATCGGCAAGCGCTTAGAAAAAAACACGCTGATTACCAACCAAGTGAGCGCCATGCGCGGCGCGCAACTAACACAAGCGTGCCAACCGATCCTACTCGGCAAAGTCCCGGAGGCGTGGAAACCTGTAGTCGCTTTGCAAAAAGAAGTCTACGAGGCCGGCCTGTCGAGGATCAAACCAGGAACGACCTTCGGCGAGCTAGCCGATTTCGTGAATAGCTTCGGCACCAAGAGCGGCATGAGGACTGTCATGCAGCTGCACGGCTGCGGCTACGGCGACGACGGGCCGAGGTTCAACGCGAAATTTCTCGGCGGGAACGCGCGCGACCTGCGCATCGAAGCCGGCAACGCCTTCGTCTGGCAACCGGTCGCGACGTCGGCGGACGAAAAGATTCAATTTTCCTGGGGCGGAGCGGTGGTGATGACCGAAGGTGGTGCGGAGGCGCTATTTAACCGCACACACGGCATGGTGGAAATCGAAGTATGAATTATGAAAGCGGAAGGATGAATAGAAAAACAGAAACACGGAAAACGCAAAG
Proteins encoded in this region:
- a CDS encoding M24 family metallopeptidase, translated to MESPADIKWNGYTLAERDWRWQRVRAGAAKAGLDCIFVPLCVDGRNLHLSLEQHRGVRSDCRFLTQLENAAVIIPTDGRKPIIISDVDEGSDWVPEFLPVRNSWGETMAEALIDAGMERARIGVSGLGRGLYTHGRAFHGVVNHSSYAEVLRRLPNAKFEHATDVVGYARYVKSEEQIACLCRGAAIATAGIERMIELARPGMDEGILYTEVMKRMVELGSEYYPMAFYSGPHTLRKLPRFEDPTEERILRPMHRIANEVDAVFGGLIAQEQQPILLGPLPEAWQAAHEMQRDLYYEALPRMTPGTQFGEFMDFVNSFGEKRGLKSLLLMHGRGYGDDGPLFTPQNRGARNREVRLEAGNVFIVKPIAITADDSFETSWGGCVLVTDKGGEPLVQRKPEMVSIV
- a CDS encoding M24 family metallopeptidase translates to MPWTTPPGSGATVHIWNGYFLAERDRRWNAVRANASKANFDCILVPLGDGIDARYMTQLRCSAMALPTDGREPIIIADRRSSNEWVPNPWQTGREWAEPMAEALLDLNLHKARIGVAGLKGCAVTHCTSIDGVVNHSAMNYVMTRLPDAKFEDATELIGKVRFVKSPEELPWVRQSAEVAAAGVEELIKLAQPGSDAGQLWAHVTAKLSELRSEFFPLEFTVEPIGTQKPKRYTNPPIGKRLEKNTLITNQVSAMRGAQLTQACQPILLGKVPEAWKPVVALQKEVYEAGLSRIKPGTTFGELADFVNSFGTKSGMRTVMQLHGCGYGDDGPRFNAKFLGGNARDLRIEAGNAFVWQPVATSADEKIQFSWGGAVVMTEGGAEALFNRTHGMVEIEV